One window from the genome of Acinetobacter sp. LoGeW2-3 encodes:
- the pilW gene encoding type IV pilus biogenesis/stability protein PilW, which yields MTSKIAFISIVCVSIALSACQTAEFGKKDPKKATQVRTQLAVEYLKTGDLDSAKRALDQALESNSRDAQANMLMGVLLQQEGSKANLDKAEGYFKKAISAEPKNAQARNNYGTYLYQLERYNDAIEQFAIAGSTLGYDQRYRALENMGRIYLKQGDLTNAEKSFKQALQANRDSYVSMLELTEIFYLNQKFPAASNMYQQFVRSVGQKNQGARALWIGIRTARAEGDQMDMQVLVNQLRALFPESPEYQRYLQLQYSTEAVWK from the coding sequence ATGACATCTAAAATTGCTTTTATTTCAATAGTGTGTGTTTCTATAGCCCTATCTGCCTGTCAAACGGCAGAATTCGGTAAAAAGGATCCTAAGAAAGCGACTCAGGTGCGTACCCAATTGGCGGTTGAATATCTGAAAACAGGTGATCTGGATTCAGCCAAGCGTGCGCTGGATCAGGCACTTGAAAGTAATTCACGTGATGCCCAGGCTAATATGCTGATGGGCGTATTGCTGCAACAGGAAGGCAGTAAGGCTAATTTAGATAAAGCTGAAGGCTATTTTAAAAAAGCGATTTCCGCTGAACCTAAAAATGCACAGGCACGTAACAATTACGGCACCTATTTATATCAACTTGAACGTTATAATGACGCGATTGAACAATTTGCAATTGCAGGTTCTACGCTGGGCTATGATCAGCGTTACCGTGCGCTTGAAAATATGGGGCGGATCTATCTGAAACAGGGTGATCTGACAAATGCTGAAAAATCATTCAAACAAGCCCTGCAAGCCAATCGCGATTCTTATGTTTCAATGTTAGAGTTGACAGAGATTTTTTATCTGAATCAGAAGTTCCCAGCAGCGTCGAATATGTATCAACAATTTGTACGTTCAGTGGGGCAGAAAAACCAAGGTGCTCGTGCGCTTTGGATCGGCATTCGTACTGCGCGTGCCGAGGGTGATCAAATGGATATGCAAGTATTGGTGAATCAATTACGCGCATTATTCCCTGAAAGCCCGGAATACCAACGTTATTTGCAATTACAGTACAGTACTGAGGCCGTATGGAAGTAA
- the iscX gene encoding Fe-S cluster assembly protein IscX — protein MGLRWTDTLDIAIELYEAHPDVDPQWVRFTDLHAWVCALPDFEDDPTKSTEGLLEAIQMAWIDEAR, from the coding sequence ATGGGTTTACGTTGGACAGATACCCTCGATATCGCGATTGAATTGTATGAAGCGCATCCAGACGTGGATCCGCAATGGGTTCGCTTTACCGACCTGCATGCCTGGGTATGTGCACTTCCTGATTTTGAAGACGATCCAACCAAATCAACCGAAGGGCTTCTGGAAGCCATTCAAATGGCATGGATTGACGAAGCACGTTAA
- a CDS encoding phosphatase PAP2 family protein has product MKFHHAKQKLMEMDLNGCMVLNHLSHSGRVAIFFKIISRLGNGIFWYVMIIVAWLLQGLLYSLQMLYLIVGSTMGTVIYKVLKTKTVRPRPYQVHQLIRLGDDPLDYYSFPSGHTLHAVMATTMLGYAVPALLILMLPFTLLVAISRMVLGLHYPSDVAVGAILGALVATMIVFTAPFFNIML; this is encoded by the coding sequence GTGAAATTCCATCATGCAAAACAAAAATTAATGGAGATGGATTTAAATGGTTGCATGGTGCTGAATCATCTCTCACATTCCGGGCGAGTGGCTATTTTCTTTAAAATAATTAGTCGGCTTGGGAATGGTATCTTTTGGTATGTCATGATTATAGTTGCCTGGTTACTACAAGGTTTATTATATAGCCTGCAAATGTTGTATTTAATAGTGGGAAGTACAATGGGTACGGTAATTTACAAGGTACTAAAAACTAAAACTGTACGTCCTCGACCCTATCAGGTACATCAACTTATTCGTTTAGGAGATGATCCTTTAGATTATTATAGTTTTCCGTCAGGACATACCTTACATGCGGTTATGGCAACAACAATGTTAGGCTATGCTGTTCCCGCGTTACTGATTTTGATGCTGCCTTTTACTTTATTGGTCGCGATCTCCCGAATGGTTTTAGGCTTGCATTATCCGAGTGATGTAGCGGTAGGGGCCATATTGGGTGCGCTGGTAGCCACCATGATTGTATTTACGGCACCTTTTTTTAATATCATGTTGTAA
- the ndk gene encoding nucleoside-diphosphate kinase: protein MAIERTLSIVKPDAVAKNHIGDIFARFEKAGLKIVATKMKHLTQAEAEGFYAEHKERGFFGDLVAFMTSGPVVVSVLEGENAVLAHRDILGATNPKEAAPGTIRADFAVSIDENAAHGSDSVASADREINYFFAQTEIAPRTR, encoded by the coding sequence ATGGCTATTGAACGTACATTATCTATCGTAAAACCAGACGCAGTTGCTAAAAACCACATCGGTGACATCTTTGCTCGTTTCGAAAAAGCAGGTCTTAAAATCGTTGCGACTAAAATGAAACACCTGACTCAAGCTGAAGCTGAAGGCTTCTACGCTGAGCACAAAGAACGTGGTTTCTTCGGTGACCTAGTTGCATTCATGACTTCTGGTCCAGTTGTTGTTTCAGTTCTTGAAGGCGAAAACGCTGTTCTTGCTCACCGTGACATCCTTGGCGCGACTAACCCTAAAGAAGCTGCTCCTGGTACAATCCGTGCAGACTTCGCTGTAAGCATCGACGAAAATGCTGCTCACGGCTCTGACTCTGTAGCATCTGCTGACCGCGAAATTAACTACTTCTTCGCGCAAACTGAGATTGCTCCACGTACTCGTTAA
- the rlmN gene encoding 23S rRNA (adenine(2503)-C(2))-methyltransferase RlmN: MSTEVVATSAVSDAQQQSPSTPAQQNSVEKVNLLGMSRPQMEKFFEDMGEKKFRAGQVMKWIHQYFVTDFAEMTNISGKLREKLEKICEIKAPEVVHKNYSKDGTRKWVFRVGDGDGSLVETVLIPAEDKTGSRKTLCISSQVGCALDCSFCSTGKQGFQRDLNQAEIIGQLWMANYSYMEDVPVAERERSVTNVVMMGMGEPLLNYDAVLNSMRIMLDDFAYGMSKRRVTLSTSGVVPKIDQLAQDIDVALAISLHAPNDELRNELVPINKKYPLEQLIAACQRYITKDGNESVRKHVTIEYVMLDGVNDKPEHAQQMIKLLKNLPSKINLIPFNPFPHAPYGRSSRNRIISFQKTLSDAGFVCTIRQTRGDDIDAACGQLVGQVADRTRRAEQWKKKIAQSNEIMRSQG; the protein is encoded by the coding sequence ATGAGTACTGAAGTGGTCGCTACATCAGCAGTTTCTGATGCACAGCAACAATCTCCGTCCACTCCTGCACAGCAAAATTCTGTGGAAAAAGTGAACTTACTAGGCATGTCACGTCCGCAAATGGAAAAATTCTTCGAAGATATGGGCGAGAAGAAGTTCCGTGCCGGTCAGGTGATGAAATGGATTCATCAGTATTTTGTGACTGATTTTGCCGAGATGACCAATATCTCAGGCAAGCTGCGTGAAAAACTGGAAAAGATTTGTGAAATTAAAGCGCCAGAAGTGGTGCATAAAAACTATTCCAAAGACGGTACCCGCAAATGGGTGTTCCGTGTCGGTGATGGTGATGGCTCTCTGGTTGAAACTGTCCTGATTCCGGCAGAAGATAAAACTGGTTCACGTAAGACCCTGTGTATTTCTTCACAAGTAGGCTGTGCCCTGGACTGTTCATTCTGTTCAACCGGTAAACAAGGTTTCCAACGTGATCTAAACCAAGCTGAAATTATCGGTCAGCTCTGGATGGCGAACTATTCCTACATGGAAGATGTGCCAGTAGCTGAGCGTGAGCGTTCAGTAACCAACGTGGTAATGATGGGGATGGGCGAACCACTGCTCAACTATGATGCCGTATTGAACTCAATGCGCATCATGCTAGATGATTTTGCTTATGGGATGTCTAAACGCCGTGTAACTTTATCGACTTCAGGCGTGGTACCGAAGATTGATCAATTAGCTCAAGATATTGATGTGGCTTTGGCGATTTCTCTACATGCGCCAAATGACGAGTTACGTAATGAGCTTGTGCCAATCAATAAAAAATATCCATTAGAGCAGTTGATTGCGGCATGTCAGCGTTATATCACCAAAGATGGTAATGAAAGTGTACGTAAGCATGTGACCATTGAATATGTAATGCTGGATGGTGTGAACGACAAGCCGGAACATGCACAGCAGATGATCAAATTGCTGAAGAATCTTCCGAGCAAAATTAATCTGATTCCATTTAACCCGTTCCCGCATGCGCCATATGGTCGTTCAAGCCGTAACCGCATTATTTCTTTCCAAAAAACTTTGTCTGATGCCGGTTTTGTGTGTACGATTCGTCAGACACGTGGTGATGACATCGATGCAGCGTGTGGACAATTAGTGGGGCAAGTTGCGGACCGTACTCGCCGTGCTGAACAATGGAAGAAGAAAATTGCACAATCCAATGAGATTATGCGCTCACAAGGATAA
- a CDS encoding helix-turn-helix domain-containing protein produces the protein MEVNPNSPSNNSSVAPNALGNVQRPGEYLRQIRINQKLELEDVESELNIPVKTLTALEQDDYKALPEATFIKGYYRTYAKFLGVDASNIIQRFDEIYANDTGLLPNHALNNSPIKIMGKLPGSNRDRNRKWLKRGLIALVVLVVLGLLVAMIQNWSSNSSSEAEPEVMTEASDVEIINMDSNAAVSGDQLKLEFSRPTSVHIVDSTDKVLATGRQSSTLELNGETPFQIRLDDATAVTLTLNNENISLSPYTVNGKAEFRLSR, from the coding sequence ATGGAAGTAAATCCTAATTCACCATCGAATAATTCGAGCGTAGCGCCAAACGCGTTAGGAAATGTTCAACGTCCAGGTGAGTACTTGCGCCAGATTCGGATCAATCAGAAACTTGAGCTGGAAGATGTCGAGAGTGAGCTGAATATTCCAGTCAAAACTTTGACTGCGCTGGAACAGGACGATTATAAAGCTTTGCCAGAAGCGACCTTTATCAAGGGTTATTATCGTACTTATGCGAAGTTCCTGGGCGTTGATGCATCGAATATCATTCAGCGTTTTGATGAAATTTATGCCAATGATACTGGTCTGCTGCCAAATCATGCCCTGAATAATTCCCCAATCAAGATTATGGGTAAATTGCCAGGGTCTAATCGTGACCGTAATCGTAAATGGTTGAAGCGCGGTTTAATCGCATTAGTGGTATTAGTCGTTTTAGGCTTATTGGTTGCGATGATTCAGAACTGGTCAAGCAATAGTAGCTCTGAAGCAGAACCAGAAGTAATGACTGAAGCATCAGACGTTGAAATTATTAATATGGATTCCAACGCAGCTGTCTCAGGTGATCAGCTAAAACTTGAATTTAGCCGTCCTACTTCAGTTCATATTGTGGATTCAACAGATAAAGTGCTGGCCACTGGTCGTCAATCATCAACATTAGAGTTAAATGGTGAAACGCCATTCCAGATCCGTCTTGATGATGCAACCGCCGTCACTTTGACCCTGAATAACGAAAATATTTCATTGTCACCATATACGGTTAACGGAAAAGCAGAATTCCGTTTATCACGTTAA
- the ispG gene encoding flavodoxin-dependent (E)-4-hydroxy-3-methylbut-2-enyl-diphosphate synthase, with product MIVNPIQRRPTRKIRVGSVYVGGDAPISIQSMTNTETCDVAATVAQIQRCVDAGADIMRVSVPSMEAAAAFGEIRKQVSVPLVADIHFDYKIALAVADLGADCLRINPGNIGSEAKIREVVAAARHNDISMRIGVNAGSLEKDIQKKYGEPTGEALLESAMRHIDILDRLDFHEFKVSVKASNVFLTMDAYRLLSKQIDNPLHLGVTEAGIYRTGSVKSAIALGGLLMEGIGDTMRISLAAEPEEEVKIGFDILKSLGLRSNGINFIACPSCSRQEFNVIKVMQSLEERLEDIRTPMDVSVIGCKVNGPGEAKEADIGVVGASPRSLVYRNGEKSHLIDTNQLVDEIEAMVRQRVIELEEAKSKEIIRTSFPE from the coding sequence ATGATTGTGAATCCGATTCAACGTCGTCCAACTCGTAAAATTCGTGTTGGTTCTGTTTATGTCGGTGGTGATGCGCCTATCAGCATCCAGAGTATGACAAATACCGAAACTTGCGATGTCGCAGCAACAGTTGCACAAATCCAGCGTTGTGTAGATGCCGGTGCTGACATCATGCGTGTTTCTGTACCGAGTATGGAAGCAGCAGCAGCGTTCGGTGAAATCCGTAAGCAGGTGAGTGTGCCTTTAGTTGCGGATATTCACTTCGACTATAAGATTGCCTTGGCAGTTGCTGATCTGGGCGCAGACTGTCTGCGTATTAACCCGGGTAATATCGGTTCAGAAGCCAAAATTCGTGAGGTGGTGGCAGCTGCACGCCATAACGATATTTCCATGCGTATCGGTGTGAATGCCGGTTCACTGGAAAAAGATATCCAGAAGAAATATGGTGAGCCTACTGGCGAGGCACTGCTTGAGTCAGCAATGCGTCATATCGATATTTTAGACCGCCTAGATTTCCATGAATTTAAAGTGTCGGTGAAAGCATCAAATGTTTTCCTGACTATGGATGCTTATCGTCTTTTATCGAAACAGATTGATAATCCATTACACTTAGGTGTGACTGAAGCTGGTATTTATCGTACGGGTTCGGTGAAATCAGCGATTGCTTTGGGTGGCCTGCTGATGGAAGGTATTGGTGACACCATGCGTATTTCGCTGGCAGCTGAGCCTGAAGAAGAAGTGAAGATCGGTTTTGATATTCTGAAATCACTCGGTCTGCGTTCTAATGGGATTAACTTCATTGCCTGCCCAAGCTGTTCACGTCAGGAATTTAATGTGATTAAAGTGATGCAGTCTTTAGAGGAGCGCCTGGAAGATATCCGTACGCCAATGGATGTATCTGTGATTGGCTGTAAAGTGAATGGTCCGGGTGAAGCCAAAGAAGCGGACATTGGTGTTGTAGGTGCAAGTCCACGTTCACTGGTGTATCGTAATGGCGAAAAGAGTCACTTAATTGATACCAATCA